Within Takifugu rubripes chromosome 20, fTakRub1.2, whole genome shotgun sequence, the genomic segment GTTGAAAGTTGCCATTTTGAAGAGGAAAACATCTGTGGCATGATTCAGGGTGCAGGCAACAAGAAGTGGGAACGCCGTGCATCTGTGGATGGTGGCCCTCAGACGGACTTCTCTAACATGGGAGAATGCAAAGGTGACTGTCGGCCATCTGCTTGTTTACTTCCAGAGATGAATATAAACAGAAAGCTCCTGGAAATGACCTTGATCAGGTCATCTTCAGGGTGgttttcttgtgtttgaatttacCTTTAGAGCGTCATCCAAAGGGCGTGCGTGAGCCCAGGAATTTAGGGTGCTGTGCTGTTGAAGATTGACCAATGCCCATAAAGATAGGATAATCCTTTGGTATTTAGAGTGGGAAAAAGATTAACAGCCAAGTGCAGGGCACACTTGATCAGTGGTTTATTCAATGCTGTTTGCCAAAGAATCCAGCAATAATAAGCTTCCATCCATTTATTTATAGTATAGAGCCTCTAAAAATGATATGATGACTGGAATTTATAGGAAGAAATCTTGTATTTAATTTCCatacagggatgaataaagtaaatcttgaatgaTTTGAAGAATGTGTATTTTCACAAAGGTCCAGATGTGCATGGTTGTCTGTGATACTGTGTGTGGTTCCTCAGGAAAAGGTTACTTCATGCACTTCAGCACAACCTCTGCTCAACCTGCTGACCGAGCATCTCTGGAATCTCAATGGCTTTACTCCAAACCTGGGACCCACTGTCTGCAGTTCTTCCTCCACCAGAGCGGAGCATCCGATGACGTCCTCAACATCTGGGTACGAGACTACGACCAAGCCGACCCCGGCAGCAAGCTAAAGCTCATCCGATCGATCACAGGTATGCGTGATGATACGGTACCAGTACTCACATCAACCTTAACGGCATTCTAGAAACGCACACTATTGTTTCCacaattcatttaaatatttatttattgattgtcCTGATCTGTAGAGATTTGTCTTCCCTTACTTTTACTGGGAGATGTGGAGGGGCCAGGAAGTAGTTCTTGCCCTTCCACATaaagagaagctccagaatTGCTCTGAATTACAAACAGCACATAGAACAGAGACATCTCGGTCAAGCACACTCAGCTCTTTTTGACTTCTGTGTCCAACAGATTAAGTAATATGGCCAAGTTTCTGATTGTTGTGGGGCAACGGCATTTATATACTTCTCATATATTGACATgaatattctttttaaaatgaaaataaataaatgtattaaatcaGAGAAAAGAGCAGTGACAATGACAGAACAAACATAGATCTGGTTGGTTTTCTTACAGGGGGTGTTCGGGGCTCCTGGGAGCTGCATGCTATCACTCTGAACATGACACGGAAGGCTCGTGTGGTTTTTGAGGGCATCCGAGGAAACGGTCCATCGACTGGTGGTTTTTCTCTGGATGACATCAACCTCTCATCTATGGAGTGCCCTCAGCACATCTGGCACATTCGCAACATCACAGGCCTGATGGCCACCACACCCAGTGGAAGGAAACTGTATAGTCCTCGCTTCCTATCACCGACTGGCTACTCCTTCCAGGTCAATGCCTTTTAGCATATTGTAAGCTTTTAGCTTCTAGCTTGGTCAGTTTGTCCATCTGATGTAGCTTAGGTATTTGTATCACCAGAACAGTGCACGCAGCTAGAACTTGAGACCTGGCTCTCAGAAGGCCTCCTCAGAGAAGGCTTTGCATGGATGACACAAGAGGGAGTTAAAGTGTGAAAATGTACATTTACATGTTCCTTTATGTTGTGTGGTGGGGTTATAGGTAGGTGTTTACCTTAATGGGAAAAGTTCCCGTCCTGGCTACATGGGAATCTACTTTTACCTGACCTCAGGACCCAATGACCATAACCTCCAGTGGCCGTGTCCATGGCATCAGGCAACTATGGTGCTGATGGATCAGCAGTCTGACATTAGACAGCAGATGAACATGCACCGAATGGTCACCACTGACCCTGGGAAGATGTCCTCTGATGGTACTGGGAAGACTGCTGTGTGCTGTAGACCATTATGTTGTCAGACATACCAACATTCAGGTGTTTCTTCTAGGCACAGAGTTCTACTGGGATGATCCCAGGAAGGTGGGTTCAAAAGTCTCCGTGTCTGATGGCAGCTTTTATTACCGAGGTCCAGGCCTGGGAACCAGTTCATTCCTCGCCCACAACAGACTGAAGAGCAGAAACTTTATTAAAGGAGACAATGCCTTCTTCCTGTTCAGTCTAGAAGGTGCAGATACAAGCTTATAAGCTAGACTCTATAGCTCATTAGGTCACGTCactgttcttcttttcctcagaCATATCTGCTTTGCTGGTATCTCAGTCCCTGGCTCGTGCAGCCGTCCATGTTGATGATGGTCTGAAAAAGTCTGCAGCACAGGGACCTCCACAGGATACTGCTACACATGCTGTGGTCGTCACTGCTGCGGCAGGCTGTGTGGTGACTGTGGCGGTTGTTCTCATCCTAATCAtcaggagacggaggagacagcaggagagtGATCGTGCAGTCATCATACAGGACATGCCTGGATTTATGGAGGCAAGTTACAATTTGTACTATATGCGTTTGTAAAACCTTTCGTTGCAATTCAGACACAATGTCTTTGATGGATTACAGGAGTACCCAGCCCAGGAGTTCCCATCTGCTGCGAGTACCTGAGCTGTTGTCTATCAGCTTTCCTTTACAAAGAACCAATTTTTAACTGGCATTCAGTGATCACTGCTGATGTTCAGGAGCTGAAGATTGTTGTTCACTCATGCTTCTAAATTTTGGATTCATGTGTTGTTCAATAAAGAATGATTCtgacttttcttcttctgtcttcatGAGAAGGAAACAGCATCAGTCAATACATCCTGTTCTATGGATGTGGAGGCTAATGCCGACAGCCACATATTTCTGTCGGCCGTGTTTCTGACACAAGTTTTAATGCTGACAATGACCACCCAACAGAAGCAGTTGGCAAAGGGATATCTACAACCAAAACTAGCGCTTCTTCAGCCATAACGGGTTAAAAAATACAGAGATAGAGGTTGGTAGCTAACAGATCTCCTTAGCTTACCTTAGCTCAGATATTTTGACGGATAGGTTCTCACAAGTGCTTTTTCAATCACAGGACATGCACATGTCACGTTGTGGCCCACGTGGTTGCAGACTTGAAATTTGGGCATACAGGAGCCCACCTCATGCAGATTCCATACAAGGTGACAAAACAATCTAGCTGAAATATGATTGGATATAAACTCTACCATAATATACAACAATGGAAGCAGCAAACAAAGAGGATCTAATATAACACAAGGAGAACAGACTATGGATGACATTTTCTTTACATATTTCTGAAAACAAAAACTAGATTTACTTTTCTGATTATGTTCTTTTGTTACCAGAGAAGACCTTGCTGTCCTGAACAGACCATCATGGACAAAATCATGGAGAAAGCCGCTCTGGTCTCAGTCATCTGAATGGGTTTGACTTAAAAGACAACTGAAAAATGGTCACAACAGCCTCATGAAAAAATATttgataaattaaaaaaaaagctaaatcaaTATTaatggtggtagctcagtctgtggtggactgggctgagaaggaGGGTTTTCGGTTCAAGCCCGAGTGCGGACAACACTTGGGCCGTGTTCTGGTATCggagaggtgccaggacaccttcagagcactgccaaggtatcGTTGAAAAAGGTAACGCATCCCCtgagggccctgcgatgagctagTGACTCGTTCAGAGGTGGACCTGCGtgcagctgggatggactccagcaTCCCTCCGTGTTACTTTTACAGGAACTAGGATAAGCACTGCCAACCAATCTACCCTGACTGAACAAACAGTGGATGTAGCTCTGGCAGCAGCTACACAGAGGCAGCACCTCCAGCTGTCTGATCCCTGAATTCACCAAATGATAAAACTTCACATTTTAGTTTATATATCAGTTCTTTAACACAAGAAAACAGCACGGATTGAAAAATAGAAGCTAATATTTCCTGAAGGCTGTGTAGTGTGCACTTTTTCCCATGCCTATATGGAgtctctggcttcctcccactgtCCACAGATATGTGTTTGGGGGTGAACTGGACACTGTAAATTCGCCTAAAGAGTGACTATGAGTGTGAATgattgtctgtgtttgtttgacttGCAATGCGCTGATGGCTTGCGCAGGGTgcacccctaaccccaacactatAAGAGAAAAGCAGTAGAAGTCAGTAGTCATCAACtgatattgaaaaaaaaaaagactgtcaGAAAGAAAGTCCCCTTAGAATTCTGAATGAAACTACGGACCAATATCCGATTAAGTCAAGCACAGTTTTATTGTGATAAatacagagaaaacagcaggaGTGACGACAATACAACAGCTGTACTTTATGTTCTCCAGCACAGTTGTACATGGAGGAATATGTACCGTCTGTAACATGAGGGAAGCTGCCAGAGAGCAGCGTTCCATACTGGAGCAACAGCTGGTGGTGGAGTCAAGAACATGTCTAATAACAGGGTTATTAGTTACAAGTTGGTGAGTTGACAGAGATAACAGCTCCTGGGACACTTCAGGAAGCACAACTGCTCCCTAATTAGCAGAAGATGACAGAAGACTGATTTAGGCACACAAAGCTGATAACCTGTGTCAGGTTTTTGTAGTAAGAACAACAAATAATGAATCTTAAACCCTAACCAAATGATCCTCAAGACAGTTATTGCTCTCCTGAGAGCAGGAGACTAAATAAAGCAGTAAACACATCATGTGATTTATCATCAGCGGAGTAATTCATGGTTTTAGCTGAGCAGACCAGGATCACTTGATCTGGTATTGACCAACCAAATGCACCTTTGAGAACTTTATTTTGTCCTCACACACATTAAAGCGTAACTCTAATCCATGATAATTATagtgatgacaaaaaaaaatgccaaAGAACCTTGTGAACAAATTAGCCAGAGCAAGGAAATGAGGTGGAAGCTCTTCTAGACTTTCAACAGATGACAACATCCTGGTTCTCATGCTCAGGATTGAATTAATCTGAAAACAAATGCAAGCTGTGATTTTTAATCTTGCCAAGAGAAGTCCTTGAGGAGTCCTAGTGGAGCCCCAGAGGAGCCCTGGTGGAGCCTTAAAGGAGCCCTAGAGGAGCCTTAGAAGAGCCCTGGTGGATCGGTGGATTCTCACATCAGACCTAACAGTGAGCCTCAAACATCCACAATATTTGCACCAATGTGATTAATAATTAGAATAAGACAAGCAAGAAAGACAACAAAGGGATCATAAAGTTACAGCAGACACTCCTTTGGCATCTACCTGCCAATCTACCTACATATACTGTATGCATATGTAGTTTTATACTATATATATACAAATAGGTGTATGagcactctccctctctcagcctAAAGTGGTAAAAGAGTAATATTGTGGGGAAAGTAAGGACTTGATACACCAGCCAAGCTCCCCGACTAACAAAAATGGACAGGTCTGTCATTTTCATGGTGGGTTCACTTCAACTGTAAGAGAGCGAAGCTAAAAGAAAATACAGTCAAGCAGCAAGAATTCTGGCTATACAGACACGTTACGCCTCACCTGGATGAACTGCACCTGTTTGAAGATGAGATCTGTGTTAAAGGACACCCGTGCACACACTCAATCAATCAGACTCCATCGTGGTGAAGACCAAAGAGCTGTCTAAGGTCACCAGGGACTAAATGTAAACCTGCACATGGTTAAAATGGACTACAAGATAGTAGCACAATTCAAAATAAATGGAAGACACTCCAGATGATGGTCACCCTCCCTCAAACTGGGGCTCCATGCCGGCTCTGCTTCGTGGAGAATCAAGGATCATGAGAAAGGTAAGGGACTAGCCCAGAACTACAGGTGAGGATTTGGTCAGTGACCTGAAGACTCGCTATGTTTGGAGGAAGCCGGATGATGATAAGTCCAGTCCCAAGATAACCATCCCAACTGTGAGTCATGGGGGAGAAAACATCACGCAACACTGCTGCAAAGGGGACAGGAGGACTACAGTGGATTGGGGAGAGGATGGATGGGGCCACAATGGCCAACAAACAGATCCCTTCATTGGGGCTCCTGGCTCCAGGAAAACTGTGAGCTCTGTGATTGGAAACAAAGATCTCTGTTTATATTTGGAAGGGATAGCAACATATAAAATTTCTAGTTTTCTATTGTATCAAATACTTAATTCACACAATAAAGTGCAACttaattatttcaaaataatatCATTTGATTTTTTATGGATCTCTTTCAGATTCGGACTCTCACAGTTGAAAATTCCAGACCTGCAGGTGGGGAACAGCTACTGTATCTAATATTTGTATTCTCCAAATTGCTAAAATTCATTAAAAGGCATTAGACAGGTGGAACAAGCTTCTACTCCCCTCATGGGTGGAGGGTAGACCTCCGCCCATGAGAAACGCTATAAAGAACAGCTAACATGAACATGAGAGAAACACTTTCACATTAGTTTGATTCACTAAAATCTAAAGCAGCCGCTTGATTTTGAACTGTCTTGCACGCACCTCTACCCCACTTTGACTGGTAGTGTAATGGATTCAATTTGCCGGCCATCAAACTCGATAAATGATCGCTAAATGCTACAAAAATGAATAGACCAATCAAAACATGCTGGACATTTAAGAAAGTAATGGTTTGCCTTCGTGTTACGTGGATCAGTTGATATGAATCCGCTTCCTCCAAAAGCGTCGACATGATTTTGGGTTGATTGTTTCTTGGCCAGCTGATGCTGGAGGTCTGCAGCCAAACTGGCTTTTAGGGCTGACTGAGCCTTAAACACCCAGGCCCTGGACTTCAGCCCACCACTAGAGGCAGGCTAGTAGGCATTTGATCTTGAAGGTGAAGAGTCCTAACAGACAATGTGGAACATTTTTGGCTTAAAAAGGTTGGACTACTAGCAAGTTAAGACATCCATTTGTAAGAACAGAGCAAAACTCTGCTGAAGACAGTATACCCACTTTTAGTTTTCCTGAACTGGTTTGAAGGTCTAAGGGCAGAAGGGGTCAAACCTGTGCAGATTGTATTTTTGTCCCTCTAAATTCCCTATAGTCCCTAGAGAAATTCACCCACAGTCGACATGTGTCTATTCCTTAACAATTAAGGCAAAATTACATCAAAGCTAAAATGTAGATGCAGTAATGCTACTTTTGTGCAAGGTGCTAGCTCCAGTTGCCCTTAAGAAACTGGAGTAACGGAGTAAGGCTACACCCGCTACAGGGGATTGCTTACAAAACTAGTTGCCAAGGTTAACATGGGCAGAGTTTTGGTTCGTTAGCTCCATTTAATATCAGCGGGCACTTAACAGACACTGCATATTCACTCTTAAAGCAATGAAATACATTCCTGACCCTTTGTTGCAGCTAACCAACAAAATCCGCAGGATCTGAATGAAGCCCAGGCATCACAGATCCTTTTCACTTATAAAATAAATGGTTGTTAAGGAAAACTCCGCACTCATATTTCCTCCATCACAGAAACTGTAATATTTCTCGGTGATGGTGTTAACTTGTGCACCTGCGTTCACACACTGCTTCATTTCCACACATCACCTGTCTCCATGCTGCTGACATACGAAAGCTACAATCATGAGACATCATTGTCTTTAAAGCAGCTTTACATGCCAGTAACAGGAGTAAAGGGTGGTTAGGGTACATTAGGATGCTTGGCTCAACAGGCGTGAAC encodes:
- the mep1ba gene encoding meprin A subunit beta, with the protein product MELRCCLLLFGLGLAAAKLTGEIEIDVDEGHDWDILDINEVAGVDLLEGDIQLDEASHRNTIIGERYRWPTPIPYYLEDSLDMNAKGVILKALDQYRLKTCIDFKPWKGEQNYISVYKGDGCFSSVGNQQVGKQRLSIGKNCDRVATVEHEFLHALGLRHEQSRADRDDYVDIMWDRIVPGKEHNFKMNDDTMTSALGVPYDYSSVMHYNKMSFATGSEPTIVTKIPHFMDIIGQRISFSTGDLSKISHLYNCTKSSMFVESCHFEEENICGMIQGAGNKKWERRASVDGGPQTDFSNMGECKGKGYFMHFSTTSAQPADRASLESQWLYSKPGTHCLQFFLHQSGASDDVLNIWVRDYDQADPGSKLKLIRSITGGVRGSWELHAITLNMTRKARVVFEGIRGNGPSTGGFSLDDINLSSMECPQHIWHIRNITGLMATTPSGRKLYSPRFLSPTGYSFQVGVYLNGKSSRPGYMGIYFYLTSGPNDHNLQWPCPWHQATMVLMDQQSDIRQQMNMHRMVTTDPGKMSSDGTEFYWDDPRKVGSKVSVSDGSFYYRGPGLGTSSFLAHNRLKSRNFIKGDNAFFLFSLEDISALLVSQSLARAAVHVDDGLKKSAAQGPPQDTATHAVVVTAAAGCVVTVAVVLILIIRRRRRQQESDRAVIIQDMPGFMEEYPAQEFPSAAST